ACGCGACTGGGCAACGACCACCCTTCCATCGTCCCGTACCAGCTTCTTGCCACCGGGGATGACCCGCTGGCCGTTGCTGTGGGTAATGACTCGCAGTTCGCCAAGCTCTGCCGCGCTATCGGTAATCCGGAGCTGGCGGCTGATCCGCGGTTTATAACCAATTCAGCGCGGGTAAGGAATCGGCGGGAACTGGTCCAACTGTTGGAAACCGGCCTCGCGGGCGCCGGAGCGACGGAATGGCAGGAGCAGCTTGTTTCCGTGGGAGTCCCGGCAGGCCGTGTCGCCGGCATCGGTGAAGGCATCGCATACGCCCAGTCACTGGGTTTGGAACCGACCATCCAGGTCCATGACAAGGACGGTAACGTTACCGGCCGCCAAATCCGCCACCCGATCACATGGACGCCGGCGCTGCCACCGCGCACCCAAGCACCACCGGCCCTCGGTGAGCATACCGGGGAGGTGCTGGACTGGCTGCGGCATCACCCGCACAGCAAGACATTTACCTACACCCCTGACAGCTCCGCCCATTCCCAAGATCACTTACGCCCAGGAGGGACCGCATCATGACTCTTGCTCCTAGTTCGGCCGACATCGAGGCTGCTGCTGCACCCGACCCCTCGGACCTGATCTCCTTCGACTCTCTCCTCACGGCTGAGGAAACCGCACTGCGCGGCCGGGTCCGGACCTACGTTCGGGACGAGATCAAACCGAACATCGCCAAGTGGTACGAAGAAGCGCGGTTCCCCCTGGAAATCGTCCCCGACCTAGCCGAACTTGGCCTGCTGGGCATGCATTTGAAAGGTTACGGCTGCGCTGGGGGAACGGCGGTGGACTACGGGCTCGCCGCTGCTGAACTCGAGGCCGGCGATTCAGGCATCCGTACCTTTGTCTCCGTCCAAGGGTCCCTGACCATGTCTGCCATCTCTAAGCACGGCTCAGAGGAGCAGAAGCAGGAGTGGCTTCCACAGATGGCAGCCGGCACGGCCATCGGATGTTTCGGTCTCACCGAACCCACCGCCGGTTCGGACCCTTCCGCCATGTCGACCTATGCCCGCCGCGACGGAAGGGACTGGATACTGACCGGCGCTAAACGTTGGATCGGGCTCGCCAACGTGGCACAGGTGGCAGTGATCTGGGCCCAGACGGACAACGGCATCCGCGGCTTCGTCGTACCAACCAAAACGCCCGGCTTCACCGCCACACCGATCGAGCCCAAGCTGTCAATGCGTGCCTCTGTTCAGTGTGAAATCACTCTGGACGATGTGCGGCTTCCTGCCGACGCGGTCCTGCCAAACGTCACGGGCCTTCGCGGGCCGTTCACCTGCCTCAACGAGGCGCGGTATGGCATTGCCTGGGGAACCATGGGAGCCGCGCGTGACGCCTTCGAAGCCGCTCTGGACTACTCCAAAAATCGGCTGCAGTTCGACCGGCCGTTGGCCGGCTATCAGTTGACTCAGCAAAAGCTCGTGAACATGGCGTTGGAGATCAACAAGGGCTTTCTTCTGGCCCTGCACCTGGGACGGCTCAAGGATGCCGGTAAACTGCAGAACCATCAGATTAGCGTGGGCAAGTTGAACAACTGCCGCGAAGCCATCGAAATCTGTCGCGAAGCGCGCACAATCCTTGGCGGCAACGGGATAACGCTCGAACACTCGCCCCTTCGCCACGCGAACAACCTCGAGTCGGTGCGTACCTACGAGGGCACCGACGAGGTCCACACCCTCATCCTGGGCCAGAAGCTAACGGGTATAGGAGCCTTTCGGTGAGTGCCGCCGTTGAGGCGCCGGCCACATCAGGCACCGCCCCAGGTGCCGCGGGGACGGTGCAGCTCGGTCTCCTCATAGACGGAGACTGGGTCTCAGGCAACGGCGGCCACCTTACCTCTGTCAATCCCAGCCGTCCTGCGCAGATCGTCGCCGAAGGCGGCACCGCCGTCCTTGCCGATGTCGACAGGGCCGTCCTGGCAGCGCGCGGCTCCCAGCGGGCCTGGAGCCGGACCCCGATGCACGAACGGGGCGCCGTCCTGTCCCGCGCCGCGGCAGCCCTCGAGTCGGAAGCCGATGCGCTTGGCCTCGAACTTTCCCGCGAAGAAGGCAAGACCCTCGCTGAGGGCAGGGCAGAGGTGCTGCGTGCAGCGCAAATCCTGAGCTACTTCTCTGCCGAGGGTGACCGCGTGGCGGGAGAGCACTTTTCTTCGCCCCGCCGCGGTGAACGCATCCTGGTCACCCGTAAACCGCTGGGCGTAGTGGGCATCGTCACCCCGTTCAATTTTCCCATCGCCATCCCGGCATGGAAGATCGCTCCAGCCCTGGTGCACGGAAACGCGGTCATCTGGAAGCCCGCTTCCACCGTCCCGTTGCTCGCCATGCGTTTTGCCGAAGCACTCCTCAACGCCGGCCTGCCGGCAGGGTTACTCAACCTTGTTATTGGTCCCGGATCTCTCGGCACTGCCCTTGTTCAGAACCCCGGCGTGGACGCCATGTCCTTCACCGGCTCTTCAGGGGTCGGACGCGCACTTGCCGCCCAGGCCGCAGTCAGGGGAATCCCCCTGCAAGGCGAAATGGGAGGCAAGAACGCAGCGCTGGTTCTGGCCGATGCTGATCTGGACCTAGCCTCCGAGCAGGTGCTGCTCGGCGCGTTCCGCTCCACAGGCCAGAAATGCACCGCAACCTCACGGCTCATCCTCGCGGACACCATCGCCGACGAATTCCTCGAGCGTCTCACAGTCCGGCTCGGCGGATGGCATACCGGGGACCCGGTGGACCCAGAAATACAGATGGGACCGGTGATCAACGAGGCGGCGCGCAGGTCAATCACGAGCAGGATCAACGTAGCCGTAACGGACGGCGCCGTAGCCATCGCCGGAACATCCGCCGAGAATCCCTATGCCGGTACTCACGGCGCCTTTATGGCCCCGACCGTGCTCGCGCTCCCCGCTGGCCAGGCCGGATCGACTAACCCCGTCTGGCGAGAAGAACTCTTTGGCCCCGTACTGGCGGTCCGCCGGGCGGCGACCACCGAGGAAGCATTTGGGATGGCCGAGGAGTCCGAGTTCGGCCTCTCCGCGGCGTTGTTCACCCGTGACCTCGCGACAGCATTGGAAGCTGTCGAGGCCCTCGATGTGGGCATTCTTCACCTCAACTCGGAATCTGCGGGTTCCGATCCTCATGTGCCCTTTGGCGGATCAAAGAAGAGCAGCTTCGGTCCCAAGGAGCAGGGCGGCGCGGCCAAGGAGTTCTATACACACACGACAACGGTCTACCTCCGCGGGTAGGAACGGAAGCAGGATCAGATGTCTCACACTCTTTCAAAAACGGCTGGCCCCGCAGCGGTATTAGCCGCAAACGAGGGGCAGCCGAAAAACATCCAAACCTTCGGCGTCGTTGGCGCGGGTCTCATGGCCCGCCAG
The window above is part of the Pseudarthrobacter sp. IC2-21 genome. Proteins encoded here:
- a CDS encoding acyl-CoA dehydrogenase family protein, producing MTLAPSSADIEAAAAPDPSDLISFDSLLTAEETALRGRVRTYVRDEIKPNIAKWYEEARFPLEIVPDLAELGLLGMHLKGYGCAGGTAVDYGLAAAELEAGDSGIRTFVSVQGSLTMSAISKHGSEEQKQEWLPQMAAGTAIGCFGLTEPTAGSDPSAMSTYARRDGRDWILTGAKRWIGLANVAQVAVIWAQTDNGIRGFVVPTKTPGFTATPIEPKLSMRASVQCEITLDDVRLPADAVLPNVTGLRGPFTCLNEARYGIAWGTMGAARDAFEAALDYSKNRLQFDRPLAGYQLTQQKLVNMALEINKGFLLALHLGRLKDAGKLQNHQISVGKLNNCREAIEICREARTILGGNGITLEHSPLRHANNLESVRTYEGTDEVHTLILGQKLTGIGAFR
- a CDS encoding aldehyde dehydrogenase family protein, whose protein sequence is MSAAVEAPATSGTAPGAAGTVQLGLLIDGDWVSGNGGHLTSVNPSRPAQIVAEGGTAVLADVDRAVLAARGSQRAWSRTPMHERGAVLSRAAAALESEADALGLELSREEGKTLAEGRAEVLRAAQILSYFSAEGDRVAGEHFSSPRRGERILVTRKPLGVVGIVTPFNFPIAIPAWKIAPALVHGNAVIWKPASTVPLLAMRFAEALLNAGLPAGLLNLVIGPGSLGTALVQNPGVDAMSFTGSSGVGRALAAQAAVRGIPLQGEMGGKNAALVLADADLDLASEQVLLGAFRSTGQKCTATSRLILADTIADEFLERLTVRLGGWHTGDPVDPEIQMGPVINEAARRSITSRINVAVTDGAVAIAGTSAENPYAGTHGAFMAPTVLALPAGQAGSTNPVWREELFGPVLAVRRAATTEEAFGMAEESEFGLSAALFTRDLATALEAVEALDVGILHLNSESAGSDPHVPFGGSKKSSFGPKEQGGAAKEFYTHTTTVYLRG